The following proteins are encoded in a genomic region of Dokdonia donghaensis DSW-1:
- a CDS encoding homoserine kinase, whose translation MSQKTHKESSKTREEIRIFCPATVANVNCGFDSLGFALEGIGDEMVFRKTTDKGVTITKITGDDLPMEAHNNVAGVAGNAMLEDIQADFGVAIEIYKKIRCGSGIGSSSASAAGAVYGINQLLDEPLSNLELTRYAMKGEALASGNEHADNVAPCIYGGTTLVTGYSPLKIIALPPMETVYVGILHPHITIKTKEAREILPKTVPLADAIKQSQHLAGFVASLYEWDKELFTESIQDVLVEPHRKQLIPHFDEIRTISKENQCIAFGISGSGPSMFCLAFAKAHIDSYLAKSVALYQENGLQVDSYSSRISGTGCHII comes from the coding sequence ATGTCTCAAAAAACACATAAAGAAAGCTCTAAAACTCGTGAGGAGATACGCATTTTTTGCCCCGCAACTGTTGCAAACGTAAACTGCGGTTTTGACTCGCTAGGTTTTGCCCTTGAGGGCATAGGTGACGAGATGGTTTTTAGAAAAACTACTGATAAAGGTGTTACCATTACAAAAATTACGGGTGACGATTTACCTATGGAGGCGCATAATAATGTTGCCGGTGTGGCAGGTAATGCAATGCTAGAAGACATACAAGCAGATTTTGGCGTAGCTATCGAAATTTATAAAAAAATACGATGTGGTTCTGGTATAGGCAGCAGCAGTGCAAGCGCGGCTGGGGCCGTTTACGGCATTAATCAATTACTTGATGAGCCATTATCTAATCTTGAACTCACTCGCTATGCTATGAAGGGAGAAGCACTTGCAAGTGGTAATGAACACGCAGATAATGTAGCTCCTTGTATTTATGGAGGCACAACGCTAGTTACCGGCTACTCCCCTCTTAAAATTATAGCGCTCCCACCTATGGAAACGGTATACGTAGGTATACTACACCCGCATATTACCATAAAAACCAAAGAAGCAAGGGAGATTTTACCTAAAACGGTACCTCTTGCAGATGCCATTAAGCAATCGCAACATCTAGCCGGTTTTGTTGCCTCGCTATATGAATGGGATAAAGAACTTTTTACCGAGAGTATACAAGATGTGCTTGTAGAGCCCCACCGCAAGCAATTGATTCCGCATTTTGATGAGATACGTACTATTTCTAAAGAGAACCAATGCATTGCCTTTGGTATTTCTGGTAGTGGGCCTAGTATGTTTTGTCTCGCTTTCGCGAAAGCGCACATAGACTCATATCTAGCTAAGAGTGTAGCCTTGTATCAAGAAAACGGTCTCCAAGTAGACAGCTACTCCAGCCGAATTTCTGGAACGGGTTGCCATATCATATAA